A genomic window from Motacilla alba alba isolate MOTALB_02 chromosome 2, Motacilla_alba_V1.0_pri, whole genome shotgun sequence includes:
- the FAM210A gene encoding protein FAM210A translates to MQRSLLHSASQLVHGTCWFFPRTGVFQCLKGQSVLPDVRCKVILALDPPKRCLHAGAAHFASKKTAFSSQPADTSHKVPEERNPLPLATDAPKQSPAESDSSEPDPLQDKSISLVQRFKKTFKQYGKVMIPVHIVTSTVWFGSFYYAAMNGVNVVPFLELIGLPDSVVDILKNSQSGNALTAYALYKIATPARYTVTLGGTSVTVKYLRKHGYMSTPPPVKEYLQDRMEETKDKITEKMGETKDKITEKMEETKDKITEKMGETKDKITEKMGETKDKITEKMGETKDKITEKMGETKDKITEKIQETKDKVSFKKIKE, encoded by the exons ATGCAGCGGAGTCTGTTACACTCTGCATCTCAGCTGGTGCATGGGACGTGCTGGTTTTTCCCTCGCACTGGTGTCTTTCAGTGCTTAAAAGGACAGTCTGTGTTGCCTGATGTGAGATGCAAAGTGATTCTGGCACTGGACCCTCCTAAACGATGTCTTCATGCAGGTGCAGCTCACTTTGCCtcaaagaaaactgctttttcatcACAGCCAGCAGACACTTCTCACAAAGTACCAGAAGAGAGAAATCCTTTGCCTTTGGCCACTGATGCACccaagcagagccctgcagagtcAGATTCTTCAGAACCTGATCCATTACAAGATAAATCAATTAGTCTTGTTCAGAGATTCAAGAAAACTTTTAAGCAGTATGGGAAAGTCATGATTCCAGTGCACATTGTGACTTCCACTGTATGGTTTGGATCCTTTTACTATGCAGCCATGAA tGGGGTGAATGTTGTTCCATTCCTAGAGTTGATTGGCTTACCAGACAGTGTAGTAGACATCCTGAAAAATTCCCAGAGTGGAAATGCACTAACTGCATATGCACTGTATAAA ATTGCAACTCCTGCCAGATACACTGTGACTTTGGGAGGAACATCTGTCACTGTTAAATACCTACGTAAGCATGGCTACATGTCCACACCACCACCAGTAAAGGAATACCTACAAGACAGGATGGAGGAAACAAAGGATAAAATTACGGAGAAGATGGGGGAAACAAAGGATAAAATTACGGAGAAGATGGAGGAAACAAAGGATAAAATTACGGAGAAGATGGGGGAAACAAAGGATAAAATTACGGAGAAGATGGGGGAAACAAAGGATAAAATTACAGAGAAGATGGGGGAAACAAAGGATAAAATTACTGAGAAGATGGGGGAAACAAAGGATAAAATTACTGAGAAGATACAAGAAACCAAAGAtaaagtttcatttaaaaaaataaaggaatag